The following proteins are encoded in a genomic region of Galbibacter sp. BG1:
- a CDS encoding fibronectin type III domain-containing protein: protein MKKNLLLVLCLLLSLVGGAQTFPVTVAPQVKQPAPIYFSSYADASLINGPLQVQIVLNDLNIANREVRLKTYFEGNGISFQSNNVVSGATPLFLEGGIPLVLTNVELAPYFQYPNITGISAMAYGQPIPEGSYQFCFEVYDVASGNRISQKSCATTYIFQNEPPFLVFPQNRKAIQQQNPQNIVFQWTPRQINVTNAEYELSIVEVWDNVVDPQAAFLSSPPVFTVTTNKTSYLYGPTDPMLLDNKRYAWRVRAKAKQGDEEIGLFKNQGYSEIFFFVNATPCTTPINVTHEVKGMREANIYWDDFSTDITEFTVRYREKGENNQWFTSRSTANWVTLWDLRPGTVYEYQVAKECQLVTSDYSPVKTLTTFIANDEAGLYNCGIPSQIDLDNQTPLNELKKGDVFKAGDFPVKVREVSGSNGRFTGKGYVTIPYLNSVKVAVEFTNVFVNTDNQLAEGMVITKYDPSMKNILDVDQAIDDVADAVEAVGDLAGSVKEVVTELLNLDIDKTTRANIDALAQAMGENIDNESIPKEIKQQMEEAVTQMAEAKTKYDNAITSGDTQGAENATNDFNAAQSSLNEANKKLDDVKEEFVDLLKKAITELYREGRDDEEAMNTLYQEIYNNITEDYAVEDKDFYLVESVEMQEVIKTESDNTLQKELNEIEIRIGVYLFAKVLSTEETSGEKMTSLIKQSKAIGVDLFKEINTRLENGDTNRSVIDYLKGELRTVFASILVKNAV from the coding sequence ATGAAAAAGAACCTACTCCTAGTCCTTTGCCTATTGTTAAGTCTGGTAGGTGGTGCCCAAACCTTCCCGGTAACTGTAGCACCACAGGTAAAGCAACCGGCACCTATCTATTTTTCTTCGTATGCAGATGCATCCCTTATAAACGGACCCTTACAAGTACAAATAGTATTAAACGATTTAAACATTGCCAATAGAGAGGTACGCTTAAAAACGTATTTCGAAGGGAACGGGATTTCTTTTCAAAGTAATAATGTAGTAAGCGGTGCAACACCACTTTTTTTAGAAGGGGGAATACCTTTGGTACTTACCAATGTAGAACTTGCACCTTATTTTCAATATCCCAACATAACCGGCATTAGTGCCATGGCGTATGGGCAGCCAATACCCGAGGGCTCTTATCAATTTTGTTTCGAAGTTTACGATGTGGCCAGTGGAAACCGAATCTCCCAAAAAAGCTGTGCAACCACTTATATTTTTCAAAACGAACCTCCTTTCTTGGTGTTCCCACAGAATCGAAAGGCTATTCAGCAACAAAACCCACAGAATATTGTTTTTCAATGGACACCTAGGCAAATAAACGTAACCAATGCAGAGTACGAATTAAGCATTGTAGAAGTTTGGGACAATGTTGTAGATCCGCAAGCGGCATTTTTAAGTTCGCCTCCCGTATTTACCGTTACCACCAATAAAACAAGTTACCTATACGGGCCTACAGACCCCATGTTACTGGATAATAAAAGATATGCGTGGCGTGTACGGGCAAAGGCAAAACAAGGCGATGAAGAAATAGGGCTGTTTAAAAACCAAGGATATAGCGAAATTTTCTTTTTCGTAAACGCCACCCCATGTACAACCCCCATAAATGTAACCCACGAAGTAAAAGGCATGCGTGAGGCCAATATCTATTGGGACGATTTTTCTACCGATATTACAGAGTTTACCGTTCGATATCGAGAAAAAGGAGAAAACAACCAGTGGTTTACTTCGCGCTCTACTGCCAATTGGGTTACCCTTTGGGATTTACGTCCCGGTACCGTATACGAATATCAAGTAGCCAAAGAATGCCAATTGGTTACCAGCGATTATTCCCCCGTAAAAACCTTAACTACTTTTATTGCCAACGATGAGGCCGGACTGTATAACTGTGGGATACCCTCACAAATAGACCTCGATAATCAAACCCCGTTAAACGAACTTAAAAAAGGGGACGTCTTCAAAGCAGGGGATTTTCCCGTAAAAGTAAGAGAGGTAAGCGGCAGCAACGGTAGGTTTACCGGGAAGGGCTATGTTACCATCCCTTACCTAAACAGTGTAAAGGTAGCGGTAGAATTTACCAATGTTTTTGTAAATACCGATAACCAGCTCGCCGAAGGAATGGTGATTACGAAGTATGATCCAAGTATGAAGAATATTTTGGATGTAGATCAGGCGATTGATGATGTGGCGGATGCGGTGGAGGCCGTTGGGGATCTTGCGGGTAGTGTGAAGGAGGTTGTTACTGAATTGCTGAATTTGGATATAGATAAAACTACTAGGGCAAATATTGATGCATTGGCCCAAGCAATGGGTGAAAATATTGATAATGAAAGTATCCCTAAAGAAATAAAGCAACAAATGGAGGAGGCTGTAACACAGATGGCAGAGGCAAAAACTAAGTATGATAATGCAATTACATCTGGCGATACTCAGGGTGCCGAGAACGCTACCAATGATTTTAATGCAGCGCAATCCAGTTTAAATGAAGCAAATAAAAAGCTGGACGATGTGAAAGAAGAGTTTGTAGATCTGTTAAAAAAAGCCATTACGGAATTGTACCGGGAAGGTAGAGATGATGAAGAAGCCATGAATACACTTTATCAAGAAATCTACAATAATATAACAGAGGATTATGCCGTTGAGGATAAGGATTTTTACCTGGTGGAGTCTGTCGAAATGCAGGAGGTAATCAAAACTGAAAGTGATAACACGCTCCAAAAAGAGTTAAACGAAATAGAGATTAGGATAGGTGTTTATTTATTTGCGAAAGTTTTAAGTACAGAAGAAACCTCTGGTGAAAAAATGACAAGCCTTATTAAACAATCAAAAGCTATTGGGGTTGATTTGTTCAAAGAAATAAATACTCGATTAGAAAATGGTGACACAAATAGATCTGTAATTGATTATCTGAAAGGAGAATTAAGAACTGTTTTTGCTTCTATTTTAGTTAAAAATGCGGTTTAA
- a CDS encoding endonuclease domain-containing protein, whose translation MKNKLIPYNPKLKEYARQLRNNSTLSEILLWQKINKKAYGVEFHRQVPINQFIVDFYCHELLLAIEIDGSSHDNKYEYDSKRQNVLEELGVHFLRFSDGAVKKQMFSVLLAIEETVNELKNET comes from the coding sequence ATGAAAAACAAACTCATACCATATAACCCAAAGCTAAAGGAATACGCAAGGCAATTGCGTAACAACAGTACTTTATCTGAAATTTTACTGTGGCAGAAGATAAATAAAAAAGCTTATGGTGTGGAATTTCATAGACAAGTGCCGATAAACCAATTCATAGTGGACTTTTATTGCCACGAATTGCTATTGGCCATAGAAATAGACGGCAGTAGCCACGATAATAAATATGAATATGATTCTAAGAGACAGAATGTATTGGAAGAATTAGGCGTACACTTTTTAAGATTTAGCGATGGAGCAGTAAAGAAACAGATGTTTAGTGTACTGCTAGCGATAGAAGAAACGGTAAACGAATTAAAAAATGAAACATGA
- a CDS encoding NADAR family protein has protein sequence MIKLTEKQLRDLSRQERYNYYNDLRNYEWSLLTNEEKKQSILDDHENFINKRGVEGITLEEQIVFALKNELSAKSKYVTSLVKHYSSIKNIEKFTFFWETTSPFSQWHKSKFTASTCLIQGVQMNKLKREYVLQNQFPSDVQEYSSAEQFMMYHKAIIFLDVESAKKIMSTNNVRKIKELGRNVSGFNEEVWRFYRSQIVLEGNRAKFEQNLYLKEELLKTRGTTLVEASPNDNIWGIGLKADNIKAYSRETWEGLNLLGEILTILRIEFDEEY, from the coding sequence ATGATAAAGCTAACTGAAAAACAACTTAGAGACCTTTCGAGACAAGAAAGGTATAATTATTATAATGACCTAAGGAATTATGAATGGTCTTTACTTACCAATGAAGAAAAGAAACAATCAATTCTTGACGATCATGAAAACTTTATTAATAAGAGAGGTGTTGAAGGTATTACCTTAGAAGAACAAATTGTATTTGCTTTAAAAAATGAGTTATCTGCAAAATCGAAATATGTAACATCATTAGTCAAACATTATTCTTCGATAAAAAATATAGAAAAGTTCACTTTTTTTTGGGAAACAACATCTCCTTTTTCTCAATGGCATAAATCAAAATTCACTGCCTCTACATGTTTAATACAAGGTGTACAGATGAATAAATTGAAAAGAGAATATGTTCTACAAAATCAGTTTCCTTCTGATGTTCAGGAGTATTCTTCTGCCGAGCAATTTATGATGTATCATAAAGCAATTATTTTTCTTGATGTTGAGTCAGCAAAAAAAATAATGTCAACAAATAATGTTCGGAAGATTAAAGAGCTTGGAAGAAATGTTTCCGGATTTAATGAAGAAGTATGGAGGTTCTATAGAAGTCAAATAGTACTCGAGGGAAACAGAGCAAAGTTTGAACAAAATTTGTATTTAAAAGAGGAACTTCTTAAAACACGCGGGACCACACTTGTTGAAGCTTCTCCTAACGATAATATATGGGGAATTGGCTTAAAAGCGGATAATATAAAAGCTTATTCAAGAGAAACTTGGGAAGGCTTAAATCTATTAGGAGAAATCTTAACTATACTAAGGATTGAGTTTGATGAAGAATATTAA
- a CDS encoding UDP-glucuronic acid decarboxylase family protein — protein MKKKRILITGAAGFLGSHLCDRFMKEGLYVIGMDNLITGDLKNIEHLRSNENFEFIHHDVTKYVDVSGTLDYILHFASPASPIDYLKIPIQTLKVGALGTHNLLGLAKDKKARILVASTSEVYGDPLVHPQTEEYYGNVSPVGPRGVYDEAKRFMESITMAYHRFHDLDTRIARIFNTYGPRMRLNDGRVIPAFIGQALRGEDLTVFGDGSQTRSFCYVDDQVEGIYRLLMSDYNDPVNIGNPTEISIKEFAEEIVKLTGTDQKIIYKPLPQDDPSQRRPDITKAKEILGWQPKVSRTEGMQRTYEYFKNLPESELYKKEHRDFSDRNKK, from the coding sequence TTGAAAAAGAAGCGTATTTTAATTACCGGAGCTGCCGGGTTCTTGGGGTCTCATTTGTGCGATCGATTTATGAAAGAAGGGTTGTACGTTATTGGAATGGACAACCTTATTACTGGAGATCTTAAAAATATAGAACACTTACGGAGTAATGAAAACTTCGAGTTTATTCATCACGACGTCACTAAATACGTGGATGTTTCTGGAACATTAGATTATATATTACACTTCGCTTCGCCTGCAAGTCCTATAGATTATTTAAAAATCCCGATACAAACCCTTAAGGTAGGGGCGTTGGGGACCCATAATTTGCTGGGACTGGCAAAAGATAAAAAAGCAAGGATTTTGGTAGCTTCTACTTCTGAAGTTTATGGAGATCCCCTAGTGCATCCCCAAACGGAAGAATACTACGGCAATGTAAGTCCCGTAGGGCCTAGGGGCGTTTACGATGAGGCCAAACGGTTTATGGAGTCCATCACCATGGCTTACCATAGATTTCATGATTTAGATACCAGAATCGCACGGATATTCAATACTTATGGGCCCCGTATGCGACTTAACGACGGTCGTGTTATCCCTGCCTTTATTGGTCAGGCGCTTCGCGGCGAAGATTTAACCGTATTTGGAGATGGGAGTCAAACACGTTCCTTTTGCTATGTCGACGATCAAGTTGAAGGGATTTACAGACTTTTAATGAGCGATTATAATGATCCGGTAAATATTGGCAACCCTACAGAAATTTCCATAAAAGAGTTTGCTGAAGAGATTGTTAAGCTTACTGGAACCGATCAAAAAATTATTTACAAACCGTTACCGCAAGACGATCCTTCCCAACGAAGACCAGATATTACCAAAGCCAAAGAAATTCTAGGCTGGCAACCCAAAGTCTCCCGAACGGAAGGGATGCAACGCACCTACGAGTATTTTAAAAACCTTCCAGAAAGCGAACTCTACAAAAAAGAACACCGGGATTTTAGTGACCGAAATAAGAAGTAA